A part of Drosophila bipectinata strain 14024-0381.07 chromosome 3L, DbipHiC1v2, whole genome shotgun sequence genomic DNA contains:
- the LOC122322318 gene encoding uncharacterized protein: protein MHRTIQQRGACKGQITRTLNSAVEFSQRCENVETLQFKLERLVATFNHFMELSDELVEFHLEEGYEDPGLDIPEYEDKFYAAHAIFSNAIKDMGGQDHGQDQSNILLSSTVERLFEGQNNLLEKIHTSSGTADLRFEKIRIPTFSGKYEDWSQFSDLFLSSALDVVSRRTFAKDTKLCFNCLSRSHQVRDCNSSNTCRQCNAKHHTLVHPIEARSVPVAPAHSTAADTNTAAVSHHILERANNPALLPTVVANVIDTWGNETSSQQVKSNATIWTKIRSLPLADPTFGSPGKIDVILGADQLWNLYTGHRREFGIEYPIALHTNFGWVITGSYTDGNKASTHAQVHHAYEDLDSLVRSFMDMEQVHPSKTTIDASDPAEQHFLKTHARREDGVYIVQYPFKELRTPIGSTLPQALNRFAALERKFRRFPALKQQYVDFMDDYLNRGHMELIPAAAGGEDPARYNYLAHHAVFKPDSTTTRCRVVFDGSGKDSTGHSLNSRLHIGPPIQRDLIGVCLRFRQHRYVFCADIEKMFRGILVSDEHTQYQRIVWRKDENATLDHYRLLTVTYGLASSPFIAVRVLKQLSNDYAELYPTAAVVLNRDAYVDDIPTGCDNIKDLIALKDELILLLSEAQFKLRKWSSNCYALLKSLPKEICEYPPEDLEEDRSIRFVKVLGLCWEPKPDYIFFKLETPAFTTALTKRILLSELAKIYDPLGLLSPTVVFLKILFQDSWLSSVDWNEVLPQQICTRWQQFASEMHLLETCRVPRYISAPHQEMELHGFADASSQAYAAVIYSRVEVNNGYAVKLIMAKTRVAPIKPISIPRLELNAAHLLSKLIYLVKQSLTVPISRINCWSDSEIVLHWLSSPPRTWNTYVCNRTAEILEVCPRSCWQHIRSGDNPADCASRGVLPRDLVDHQIWWNGPPWLSQSRSAWPPVKAKFVLSTEEEACLEMKAETKVNLHISDDGNLLSCMINKSSSWSRLLRIVSYCLRFVHRLRERNRLSPFLSAWELQYARAKIFAHAQEEFFNVEYKQLTTGQPLSKKSKLIRYTPFLDEQRVMRVGGRIDNSIATYDAKHPILLPKESPIAGLLVRYQHAALLHAGVEYTFHSLRQRYWILGARNLVRKTVFNCKTCFLQRRHTSSQLMADLPEFRVQPARCFLHTGLDYAGPVSIKTSTGRTPRFGKAWFAIFVCLSTKAIHIELVSDLTTSAFIAAFKRFWSRRGPISDLYSDNGTTFHGAKRDLAEMQRMAIAQSQDEEISSFMASHEINWHFIPPSAPHFGGIWETGVRSIKLHLKRVIGSSALTFEEYSTLLIQIEGLLNSRPLCAPSDHSLNPLTPSHFLTGQPLTSVPEPSFLDVNINRLQRWRQLQAKVQGFWKRWNLEYLSTLQPRTKWHQDAPNVAVDTLVVLKEPNQPPSKWMLGRVTEVHPGQDQRVRVVTVKTAKGIYKRPITKIAVLPLN, encoded by the exons ATGCATAGAACGATTCAACAACGTGGTGCCTGCAAGGGGCAAATAACGCGCACCCTCAACAGTGCTGTGGAGTTTTCACAAAGATGTGAGAATGTGGAAACATTGCAATTCAAGCTGGAGCGTTTGGTCGCCACTTTCAACCACTTTATGGAGCTCTCTGATGAGTTAGTGGAATTTCACTTGGAGGAGGGATATGAAGACCCTGGATTGGACATACCCGAATACGAAGACAAGTTCTACGCCGCGCATGCTATTTTTAGTAACGCCATCAAGGACATGGGAGGTCAGGATCATGGACAGGACCAGTCGAACATTCTACTTTCAAGTACAGTGGAACGCCTATTTGAGGGACAAAACAACCTTTTGGAGAAAATTCATACTTCATCGGGAACTGCTGATTTAAGGTTTGAGAAAATTCGGATTCCCACATTTTCTGGTAAATATGAGGATTGGAGCCAGTTTAGTGATCTGTTCTTAAGCTCA GCACTGGATGTAGTCAGCCGCCGCACCTTCGCCAAGGATACAAAATTATGCTTCAACTGCTTGAGTCGATCGCATCAAGTCAGGGATTGTAATTCATCGAACACTTGCCGTCAGTGCAACGCTAAGCATCACACGTTAGTACACCCGATTGAAGCAAGATCGGTTCCTGTGGCACCTGCGCACTCGACTGCCGCTGATACGAATACTGCCGCTGTTAGCCATCATATTTTGGAGAGGGCCAACAATCCAGCCCTACTGCCAACTGTTGTCGCCAATGTTATTGACACATGGGGAAACGAGACCTCGT CTCAGCAGGTCAAATCAAATGCAACTATTTGGACCAAGATTCGCAGCCTACCGCTAGCTGACCCGACGTTTGGATCTCCGGGCAAAATCGACGTTATCTTAGGCGCTGATCAGCTGTGGAACTTATATACTGGACATCGCCGAGAGTTTGGTATCGAATACCCCATCGCACTGCATACTAATTTTGGTTGGGTTATTACAGGCAGCTACACTGATGGTAACAAAGCATCTACGCACGCACAAGTTCATCACGCTTATGAAGATTTGGATTCCTTAGTTCGCTCATTTATGGACATGGAACAAGTGCATCCGAGTAAAACAACGATAGACGCCAGTGATCCCGCCGAACAACATTTTCTGAAAACACATGCTCGTAGAGAAGATGGTGTTTATATTGTTCAATACCCATTCAAGGAGCTCCGCACGCCAATTGGCTCCACTTTGCCACAGGCTTTAAACCGCTTCGCCGCTTTGGAAAGGAAATTTAGAAGATTCCCCGCACTCAAACAACAATATGTGGATTTCATGGATGATTATTTAAATCGAGGACATATGGAATTGATTCCGGCTGCTGCAGGCGGTGAGGATCCCGCACGCTACAACTATTTGGCACACCATGCAGTTTTTAAGCCAGATAGTACTACCACACGTTGCCGAGTGGTATTTGACGGCTCTGGAAAGGATTCCACGGGTCATTCTCTTAATTCGCGACTGCATATAGGACCGCCTATTCAACGGGACTTAATTGGAGTATGCCTTCGATTTCGTCAGCATCGTTATGTATTTTGTGCagacatcgagaagatgttTAGAGGCATTTTGGTGTCGGACGAACATACACAGTACCAACGCATAGTTTGGAGGAAGGATGAAAACGCTACGCTGGATCATTATCGACTGTTGACAGTAACATATGGATTAGCTTCATCGCCGTTTATTGCAGTTCGAGTTCTTAAACAGCTCTCGAATGACTATGCCGAATTGTATCCCACCGCTGCTGTCGTGCTCAACAGAGACGCGTACGTTGATGATATTCCTACTGGATGCGACAACATCAAGGATCTCATTGCACTCAAAGATGAATTGATTCTGCTTCTTAGCGAAGCTCAATTCAAATTGCGAAAGTGGAGCTCAAACTGTTACGCCCTTTTAAAGTCGTTGCCAAAGGAGATTTGTGAGTATCCACCAGAGGATTTAGAGGAAGACCGCTCAATTCGATTTGTTAAAGTCCTGGGATTGTGTTGGGAACCAAAACCGGActatattttcttcaaattaGAAACCCCCGCATTTACGACTGCTCTTACTAAACGCATATTGCTTTCAGAACTAGCCAAGATCTACGACCCGCTGGGTTTGCTTTCGCCAACTGTTGTTTTTCTGAAGATCCTATTTCAAGATAGTTGGCTAAGTTCTGTCGATTGGAATGAAGTACTACCGCAGCAAATATGTACACGATGGCAACAGTTTGCATCGGAAATGCAtttattggaaacttgtcGAGTTCCTCGCTACATATCTGCACCACATCAAGAAATGGAACTGCACGGATTTGCTGATGCATCATCTCAAGCGTATGCTGCCGTCATCTATAGCCGCGTCGAAGTCAACAATGGATATGCTGTCAAACTGATTATGGCTAAAACTCGCGTAGCCCCTATTAAGCCTATCTCCATTCCGCGACTAGAGTTAAACGCAGCTCATTTACTCTCTAAACTGATTTATCTGGTCAAGCAATCATTAACTGTTCCTATTTCCAGAATTAATTGTTGGTCAGACTCTGAAATAGTCCTGCATTGGCTATCTTCTCCGCCTAGGACTTGGAACACCTATGTTTGCAACCGCACTGCTGAAATTCTAGAGGTTTGCCCACGCAGCTGCTGGCAACATATTCGAAGTGGTGATAATCCCGCAGACTGCGCATCGCGAGGAGTACTGCCAAGGGACCTCGTGGATCATCAAATATGGTGGAATGGACCACCTTGGCTATCTCAGTCACGTTCAGCTTGGCCACCTGTTAAAGCTAAGTTTGTTCTGTCGACAGAAGAAGAGGCCTGCCTAGAGATGAAGGCTGAAACGAAAGTTAATCTACACATTTCCGACGACGGAAATTTGCTATCTTGTATgatcaacaaatcctcctcaTGGTCCCGCTTATTAAGGATAGTCAGCTACTGCCTTCGCTTCGTTCATCGTCTTCGTGAGAGGAATCGACTTTCACCATTCCTATCGGCGTGGGAGCTACAATATGCACGAGCTAAGATTTTTGCGCACGCTCAAGAGGAGTTCTTCAACGTGGAGTACAAGCAGTTAACTACCGGACAGCCATTGTCGAAGAAATCGAAGTTGATCCGCTACACACCCTTTTTAGACGAGCAGAGAGTAATGCGTGTTGGTGGTCGCATCGATAATTCTATAGCTACTTATGACGCAAAGCATCCCATTCTCCTTCCTAAGGAATCTCCAATAGCTGGTCTGCTAGTTCGCTATCAACATGCTGCATTGTTACACGCTGGAGTCGAATACACGTTTCATAGTCTACGCCAAAGGTATTGGATTCTAGGAGCTCGGAACCTCGTCCGCAAAACTGTATTCAATTGCAAAACTTGCTTTCTGCAGCGAAGACACACGAGTTCTCAACTTATGGCTGATTTACCGGAGTTTCGAGTTCAACCCGCCCGTTGTTTTCTGCACACTGGATTGGATTATGCTGGACCTGTGTCAATCAAAACATCGACAGGCCGGACACCAAGATTTGGCAAAGCTTGGTTTGCGATCTTTGTCTGCCTATCTACAAAAGCGATTCACATAGAATTGGTCAGCGATTTGACGACATCCGCCTTTATAGCCGCTTTCAAACGCTTTTGGTCTCGACGTGGACCTATATCGGATTTATACTCTGACAATGGAACGACTTTCCATGGAGCCAAAAGAGATTTAGCTGAAATGCAACGAATGGCAATAGCTCAAAGTCAAGATGAAGAAATTTCAAGCTTCATGGCCAGCCACGAGATTAATTGGCATTTCATTCCGCCATCTGCTCCCCATTTCGGAGGCATTTGGGAGACTGGTGTGAGATCCATAAAGCTGCACTTAAAACGAGTCATTGGCAGCAGTGCCTTGACATTCGAGGAGTATTCGACCCTGTTAATTCAGATTGAAGGGCTTCTGAACTCTCGCCCTTTATGCGCACCTAGCGATCACAGTCTTAACCCGCTAACTCCTTCTCATTTTCTAACAGGTCAGCCTCTCACTTCGGTACCAGAACCATCTTTCCTGGATGTAAATATCAACAGACTGCAGCGCTGGAGACAACTACAGGCCAAGGTTCAAGGTTTCTGGAAACGTTGGAATCTCGAGTATCTCAGCACGCTTCAACCTCGCACGAAATGGCATCAAGATGCTCCAAATGTTGCCGTGGACACACTGGTTGTGCTGAAGGAGCCCAATCAACCGCCAAGCAAGTGGATGCTAGGACGAGTCACCGAAGTTCATCCTGGCCAGGATCAGAGGGTTCGGGTGGTCAccgttaaaaccgccaagggAATCTACAAGCGCCCTATTACGAAAATTGCTGTGCTTCCTTTGAACTGA
- the LOC108126147 gene encoding cationic amino acid transporter 4: MPSSRRAILRHILSGLCVKMNRTKSVPSDVMETPLNRCLNTFDIALLGIGHMVGAGIYVLTGTVAKEMAGPGIILSFVLAGIISMLAALCYAEFGTRVPKAGSAYVYTYISMGEFWAFVIGWNILLEHMLGAASVARAWSGYVDSMLGGWIGNTTLELTGGIQEPGLAQYPDILAFVVCIVYAAALAGGVKATAVFNSLLTLVNIAVMILVISVGFWYADTKNWSEAEGGFLPYGIGGVIAGAATCFYAFVGFDSIATSGEEAKNPAVSIPIATVLSLFVVTIGYILVSAALTLMIPISEINPAASLPEAFGQLNLSWAKYLISIGALCGMTTTLLGSLFALPRCMYAMASDGLLFSCFGKINSTTQVPLLNLVVSGLLSACLALVFDLAKLVEFMSIGTLLAYTIVSASVIILRYRPMERITTIRVPAVAASPDDDDDDDDEDVVSQSSIDTSSPTSDMIEEVLAGRLKSQFRCLEPLLGRFEPGSVVSVAVILFIFLSFAICVELKVSWTQLYTGTWWALLIYGFIIFAASTCVAVIAVHNQNTRGLVFKVPLVPFVPALGIFCNILLMVHLDTVTWVRFFVWVCIGMVVYFLYGIRNSKEGEVCSSYSILMTTSEAGKMAWGSFKGTNGKKGTTTTNKHTIFERFTGRSRPEDKKSIVEESENEASGYS, translated from the exons ATGCCGAGCTCAAGACGTGCGATTCTCAGACACATATTGTCGGGACTTTGTGTCAAAATGAATCGCACCAAGTCGGTCCCCAGTGACGTCATGGAAACGCCGCTGAATCGGTGTCTCAACACCTTTGACATCGCTCTGCTgg GCATTGGCCATATGGTTGGCGCTGGCATCTATGTTCTGACCGGAACGGTGGCCAAGGAGATGGCCGGACCCGGCATTATACTGTCCTTCGTCCTGGCTGGCATTATTTCCATGCTGGCGGCCCTCTGCTATGCGGAATTCGGAACGCGAGTGCCCAAGGCAGGATCTGCGTATGTCTACACGTACATCTCGATGGGCGAGTTCTGGGCCTTCGTCATCGGCTGGAACATCCTGCTGGAGCACATGCTTGGTGCCGCATCGGTGGCCCGGGCTTGGAGTGGCTATGTGGACTCCATGCTGGGTGGCTGGATTGGAAACACCACCCTGGAGCTAACAGGTGGTATTCAGGAGCCGGGCTTAGCCCAGTATCCTGATATCCTGGCCTTTGTGGTGTGCATCGTCTATGCGGCGGCCCTGGCCGGCGGAGTCAAAGCCACGGCGGTCTTCAACAGTCTACTGACCCTGGTGAACATAGCCGTCATGATTCTGGTTATCAGCGTGGGCTTCTGGTACGCGGACACCAAGAACTGGTCGGAGGCGGAGGGCGGATTCCTGCCGTACGGCATCGGAGGCGTTATTGCCGGAGCGGCCACCTGCTTCTACGCCTTCGTGGGATTCGATTCGATTGCCACATCCGGCGAGGAGGCGAAAAACCCGGCCGTTTCCATACCCATCGCCACGGTGCTGTCCCTGTTTGTGGTGACTATCGGCTACATCCTGGTCAGTGCGGCTCTGACCCTGATGATACCCATCAGCGAGATCAATCCGGCCGCTTCCCTTCCGGAGGCTTTTGGCCAGCTGAATCTGTCCTGGGCCAAGTACCTGATCTCGATTGGAGCTCTTTGCGGGATGACTACCACCCTGCTGGGATCCCTTTTTGCTCTGCCTCGGTGCATGTACGCCATGGCCTCCGACGGACTGCTCTTCAGCTGCTTCGGAAAAATTAATTCCACCACCCAGGTTCCGCTGCTGAACCTGGTGGTTTCTGGACTGCTCAGTGCCTGCCTGGCCCTTGTCTTCGACCTGGCCAAGCTCGTAGAGTTCATGTCGATCGGGACACTGTTGGCCTACACCATCGTCTCGGCCAGCGTGATCATCCTGCGCTACAGGCCGATGGAGAGGATTACCACCATTCGAGTGCCGGCGGTGGCAGCCAGCCCGgatgacgacgatgatgatgacgacgaGGATGTGGTGTCGCAGTCCAGCATTGACACCTCCTCGCCCACCAGCGATATGATCGAGGAGGTACTGGCCGGGCGCCTCAAGTCCCAGTTCAGGTGCCTGGAGCCCTTGCTGGGTCGTTTCGAGCCCGGATCCGTGGTGTCCGTAGCCGTGATCCTCTTCATCTTTCTGAGCTTCGCCATCTGTGTGGAGCTGAAGGTTTCCTGGACGCAACTGTACACCGGCACCTGGTGGGCCCTGCTCATCTACGGATTCATAATCTTCGCCGCCAGCACCTGTGTGGCGGTAATAGCTGTCCACAACCAAAACACCCGAGGACTGGTCTTCAAGGTGCCACTGGTTCCGTTCGTGCCCGCTTTGGGAATCTTCTGCAACATCCTGCTGATGGTCCACCTTGATACTGTGACCTGGGTGCGATTCTTTGTCTGGGTTTGCATCGGAATGGTGGTCTACTTCCTGTACGGCATTCGAAACAGCAAGGAGGGAGAGGTCTGCTCTTCGTACTCCATCCTGATGACCACCTCCGAGGCCGGCAAGATGGCGTGGGGCTCCTTCAAGGGGACAAACGGCAAAAAGGGCACCACTACCACCAACAAGCACACCATCTTCGAGAGGTTCACTGGCCGCAGCCGGCCGGAGGACAAGAAGTCCATTGTAGAGGAGAGCGAAAACGAAGCCTCCGGATACTCCTAA